The following coding sequences are from one Chitinispirillales bacterium window:
- a CDS encoding TonB-dependent receptor plug domain-containing protein — translation MRFYSVFLPIMFCSVLSFAQFFADTMLIVEEIDSAVQNESIVKRVSGEKAKSQGVLKTIAFESGVQKDRGGAVGNFENFSIRGISGGRLGVFLNGNSVASAAGATVDMSRFNGLNISNIKIYKGFVPAQLGGNTLGGAVDIITENYNDENIFDFNSQFFLLLGSFGETHSFVNINFIPVSPKTKLSLSGNWHSAENNYKYMDYNGTFYGKGHEKDDTIRTMDNNKYRSFSLSGNIKNSQKNFDINGDFSVFRSIYEIPSPAGVLYKFRNQSAYDENGDYAFSLTQKFHGGFENKINIFAIFSNDKFCWTSKDNIAFPYSLLPKNGKGEIATKNSVFDFGYFHKFEAGRNFAVSLYASTRFEKINYQNEITGFDISDREVNRLNGAVSADLSFFTPYPEIILGGTIRGYADKTNNWKEGFVYKNIPDATNCDSDKSLRFNINNYFLIKPIQIFADAVFAERIPNLRQRYGYYGIIPSTNLLPEKIFSSQVGINSGSYDKIKVSTASFVNYSHDLIRIVYFGNVGKAQNIAKSITYGIENDIFYKISPKVELKNNLTYQEPRNLSEKSNKKLYLPNESRLKINTEIKIGDFAGFCFIPSFSYKSAYYHDLYNIHRVPFDEKRKGLSFFHFVLEQKIDKIMLQIGVYDICTAGNSPEKITALENQYFVLRYPGISMKSSVLWEI, via the coding sequence TTGAGATTTTATTCGGTCTTTTTGCCGATAATGTTTTGCAGTGTTTTAAGTTTCGCGCAGTTTTTTGCCGACACGATGCTTATCGTCGAAGAGATTGACTCTGCCGTTCAAAATGAAAGTATTGTAAAACGAGTTTCGGGTGAAAAAGCGAAATCGCAGGGTGTTTTGAAAACGATCGCTTTTGAAAGCGGCGTTCAAAAAGACAGAGGCGGTGCGGTCGGAAATTTTGAGAATTTCTCTATCCGCGGAATTTCAGGCGGAAGGCTTGGCGTTTTCTTAAACGGAAATTCCGTAGCAAGCGCCGCCGGCGCAACAGTCGATATGTCAAGATTTAACGGCTTAAATATTTCAAACATAAAGATTTACAAGGGTTTTGTCCCTGCGCAATTAGGCGGTAATACGCTTGGCGGCGCGGTGGACATTATTACCGAAAATTACAACGATGAAAATATTTTTGATTTTAATTCACAGTTTTTTTTACTTTTAGGCAGTTTCGGTGAAACTCATTCTTTTGTAAATATCAATTTTATTCCCGTAAGTCCAAAAACTAAATTATCGCTTTCAGGAAATTGGCATTCTGCGGAAAATAATTACAAATATATGGATTACAACGGAACTTTTTATGGGAAAGGTCACGAAAAAGACGATACGATACGAACTATGGACAACAATAAATACCGCTCGTTTTCGCTTTCGGGAAATATAAAAAATTCACAAAAAAACTTTGACATTAACGGTGATTTCTCGGTTTTTCGTTCAATCTACGAAATTCCGTCGCCGGCGGGAGTTCTTTATAAATTTCGCAACCAAAGCGCTTACGATGAAAACGGAGACTATGCTTTTTCGTTAACCCAAAAATTTCATGGCGGATTTGAGAACAAAATCAATATTTTCGCGATTTTTTCAAACGACAAATTCTGTTGGACAAGTAAAGATAATATAGCGTTCCCATATTCTCTTTTGCCAAAAAACGGAAAAGGTGAAATCGCGACAAAAAATTCGGTATTTGATTTCGGGTATTTTCATAAATTTGAAGCGGGACGAAATTTCGCCGTATCTTTATACGCTTCGACACGTTTCGAAAAAATAAATTATCAAAACGAAATCACGGGATTTGATATAAGCGACAGAGAAGTTAATCGTCTCAACGGCGCGGTTTCCGCCGATTTGTCTTTTTTTACGCCTTATCCGGAAATAATTTTGGGCGGAACTATTCGCGGATATGCGGATAAAACTAATAATTGGAAAGAAGGCTTTGTCTATAAAAACATCCCCGACGCTACAAATTGCGATTCCGATAAATCCCTGCGATTTAATATAAATAATTACTTTTTAATTAAGCCGATACAAATATTTGCAGATGCGGTTTTTGCGGAGAGAATACCAAATTTGCGCCAACGATACGGTTATTACGGCATAATCCCAAGCACAAATTTGCTGCCGGAAAAGATTTTTTCATCGCAAGTAGGTATAAATTCAGGATCTTATGACAAAATTAAAGTATCGACGGCGAGTTTTGTCAATTATTCGCACGACTTGATACGCATTGTTTATTTCGGTAATGTCGGGAAAGCGCAAAACATTGCAAAATCAATAACTTACGGAATTGAAAACGATATTTTTTATAAGATTTCCCCAAAAGTCGAATTGAAAAATAATTTGACTTATCAAGAACCGCGCAATTTGAGCGAAAAAAGCAATAAAAAACTTTATTTGCCCAACGAAAGCCGTTTGAAAATCAATACCGAGATAAAAATCGGCGATTTCGCAGGCTTTTGTTTCATTCCGTCGTTTTCGTATAAGTCAGCGTATTATCACGATTTATATAATATTCATCGTGTTCCTTTCGATGAAAAAAGAAAAGGGCTTTCGTTTTTTCATTTTGTTTTGGAACAAAAAATAGATAAAATCATGTTGCAAATCGGGGTTTATGATATTTGCACGGCGGGAAATTCACCCGAAAAAATTACGGCGCTTGAGAATCAATATTTCGTTTTGAGGTATCCGGGAATCAGTATGAAAAGCAGTGTTTTATGGGAAATATAA
- a CDS encoding exopolyphosphatase: MRLVTRSDFDGLACGALLKELGLIDEWKFVHPKDLQDGVVNITDNDILANVPYVPGCKLWFDHHSSETERLGKNMKFEGESRVTDSAARVIYEYYGAEKKLPHFKEMVKWVDKVDAGKLTADEILNPKDWILLGFLMDPRTGLGRFRNFRISNYELMEILMEVCRTQTIDEILANPDVKERVELYKEQTELFRKMLEKHTKIYKNAIVTDLRGVEDIYTGNRFYIYSLYPEQNISLWIVDGRGKLNAPIAVGHSVVNRTSKTDVGALLLKYGGGGHRQVGTCQVPYEDADRVIKELIEKINADG, encoded by the coding sequence ATGAGATTAGTTACAAGATCGGATTTTGACGGTTTGGCATGCGGAGCGTTGCTCAAAGAACTCGGTTTAATCGACGAATGGAAATTTGTTCATCCCAAAGATTTACAAGACGGCGTTGTGAATATTACCGACAACGATATTTTAGCGAATGTTCCGTATGTTCCGGGATGTAAATTATGGTTTGACCACCATTCAAGCGAAACCGAACGGCTTGGAAAAAATATGAAGTTTGAAGGCGAAAGCCGTGTTACCGACAGCGCCGCAAGAGTCATTTACGAATACTACGGTGCGGAAAAAAAATTACCGCATTTCAAAGAAATGGTAAAATGGGTCGATAAAGTAGATGCGGGAAAACTTACCGCCGACGAAATTCTTAATCCGAAGGACTGGATTTTACTCGGATTTTTGATGGATCCGCGTACAGGACTCGGAAGATTCAGAAATTTCAGAATATCTAATTATGAACTTATGGAAATTTTAATGGAAGTGTGCAGAACGCAAACTATTGATGAAATTCTTGCAAATCCGGACGTTAAGGAAAGAGTGGAATTATATAAAGAACAAACAGAATTGTTTCGCAAAATGCTTGAAAAACATACTAAAATTTACAAAAACGCTATCGTTACGGATTTACGCGGAGTAGAAGATATTTATACGGGCAACCGCTTTTATATTTATTCGCTTTATCCCGAACAAAACATTTCACTTTGGATAGTTGACGGACGCGGAAAACTCAACGCCCCTATCGCGGTAGGACATTCGGTCGTAAACCGGACGTCAAAAACCGACGTAGGCGCACTGCTTCTTAAATATGGCGGCGGCGGGCATCGGCAGGTCGGAACATGTCAAGTTCCGTACGAAGACGCCGACAGGGTGATTAAAGAACTGATAGAAAAAATCAACGCCGACGGTTAA
- a CDS encoding flippase-like domain-containing protein — translation MYRKIIISVIRIIFLVCPILWLVFIVDYRSVADLLKSLNLYIVLFLLTLTFVRFVLTSLRFWFLISPFSNNIKAVDFILLDWKARYYSIIMPSSAGQDISRAVLLKKHLCVGEILAISVFFRMTGIITLVLLSIFGFFRLYFEQDVSGAMLFAAIVFFAVCTISFVFFSEKATKKILSLLPSKTPKKLVEFLVGASQAILLYKKHAKLVIFNLIFSLILHLLYILFVVILIYSISGEFKTLEILTFIPLIEIFSAAVPFAPNGAGIREGLLILFFNVINQTKEQAFSYITFNTITYLILFLGFFVIVFEKINKKFKSKLT, via the coding sequence ATGTATAGAAAAATCATAATATCCGTAATTCGGATTATATTCTTAGTTTGCCCGATTTTATGGCTCGTATTTATTGTCGATTACAGATCGGTTGCGGATCTTCTGAAATCGTTGAATTTATATATAGTTTTGTTTTTATTGACGCTTACTTTTGTTCGTTTTGTACTCACGTCGCTTCGATTTTGGTTTCTTATATCGCCGTTTTCCAACAATATAAAGGCTGTTGATTTTATCCTTTTGGATTGGAAAGCGCGTTATTATTCCATAATTATGCCGTCAAGCGCCGGGCAGGATATTTCTCGCGCCGTTTTATTGAAAAAACATCTTTGCGTCGGAGAAATTCTTGCGATTTCGGTGTTTTTTAGAATGACGGGAATAATAACGCTTGTTTTGCTTTCGATTTTCGGATTTTTTAGATTATATTTTGAGCAAGACGTTTCGGGGGCGATGTTATTCGCAGCGATTGTGTTTTTCGCGGTATGTACGATATCGTTTGTTTTTTTTTCCGAAAAAGCGACAAAAAAAATATTATCGCTGCTGCCTTCAAAAACTCCGAAAAAACTTGTCGAATTTCTTGTAGGCGCTTCACAGGCGATTCTGTTATATAAAAAACACGCTAAACTCGTAATATTTAATTTGATTTTCTCGCTTATTTTACACCTTTTGTACATCCTGTTTGTCGTGATTTTAATTTATTCTATCAGCGGTGAATTTAAAACGCTGGAAATCCTGACTTTTATTCCGTTGATAGAAATTTTTTCGGCGGCCGTACCGTTTGCGCCGAACGGAGCCGGAATACGCGAGGGGTTGCTTATATTGTTTTTTAACGTAATAAACCAAACGAAAGAACAGGCGTTTTCGTACATTACCTTTAACACGATAACTTATTTGATTCTTTTTTTGGGGTTTTTTGTCATAGTTTTCGAAAAAATAAATAAAAAGTTCAAGTCAAAACTTACTTAG